The genomic window AAGTTGTCCTTATGTAGTATTTACACCGAACATATTATATGGTTGCATAGTAATTGTTTGAACCTAgatacaacaacaagaagaagacacttctgagttttttttttcctttttctttcctgACTGTGCTTCATAAACATGTAAGATCTCGTATTTaccgcaaaaaaaaaattcaagataacattttattttgacttttatGAATTCCGGATTTTTTTGTGGTCGGCAAATACAAGTTTCAATCTAGATTCTGttcaaacataaacaaactctAAAGTCAACCATTACATACAGACACAGACACAGTCAGTCTCTATAGTACATGATATctaaaatgattatattttttttaataaaaattttgcATAAAATTACCGAATTTTTAGCAGACAAGCAGCCGTGAAACACACGGAAGTCGGGGAAGATAAGAGAAGCTCGTGATGAACACTAAGAAAGATCAATGTCTTAATCTGACAATTAGTCGTTTTActtaaactaataatatttttttaacggtaatctaaaattatttttgatttcaacatcttcattctcattcttctgcttcctttttatatatatcacaacaatctctcttctctctcttcaccaattcttcttcttgattctctgTGTTTATTGATTCTGAGGCTTTGGTTTCGAGAAGATGTCACATTATAGAAGACATTCGCTAGAACCTTCCATTACCAGTAAATTCCGTGATTCTTTGAGTTTCCAACGAGACGATGACGTCATCAACAAACCAGATTTCCGAGAACTCGATTTTGGTTCTCCGTTGAGGCCTCGTggctcctcctccgccgctgCCACTCCCGCCGCTAGTGGCAGCAGTTCAAGCTCCTCTGGTTCTGCTTCCGGAAAACCCGCTGTCACTTCTCAGTTTGCTAGACGGAGTCACTCCGGCGAGCTTTCCGGTTTAAGCCAGACCAGTCCGGTTAAACCCGGATCCGTGAACCGGAATTTGAAACCGGGTCACAGAAGATCCGCTTCCGCTGGAACGCCGTTGATTTATTCCGGTTTGGGGTTCTCTCCGGTgaacaataacaataacagTTCTCGCGGCGGAGGAAGCGGGGCTACTTCGCCGAACCCCGGCGTTTTACCTACCGGAAACATTTGTCCATCGGGAAGGATCTTAAAAACCGGAATGGCTACACGAGCCTCCGTTAGACCCGAGACTCTATGCACAGGCACGGCCAACTACGGCCACGGAAACATCATCCGCACCGGCGGAAAGGTGAGTCACGCGACGAAAGCGGCGGCGGAAATGAGTGACTCAGAGGAGGTGAAGAAGGCAGGTAACGTAATGTATAGGAAAGGGAATTACGCCGAGGCATTGGCTCTTTACGACAGAGCTATCTCATTGTCACCGGAAAATCCAGCTTATAGAAGCAATCGTGCGGCAGCGTTGGCTGCGTCAGGGAGGTTAGAAGAAGCAGTTAAAGAATGCCTTGAAGCTGTGAGATGTGATCCTTCTTACGCTAGAGCTCATCAGAGACTCGCTTCTCTTTATctaaggtaaaaaaaattctatcctttaaaaagttttgattgaAAAAGGATTAGTATTtgattggtttggttttagattGGGAGAAGCTGAGAATGCGAGACGTCATCTTTGTGTTTCCGGACAATGTCCCGATCAAGCTGATTTGCAGAGGTTGCAGACGCTTGAGAAGCATCTCAGACTGTGTACGGAGGCTCGAAAGATCGGTGATTGGAGAACGGTGATTAGCGAAATCGATGCAGCCATTGCAAATGGAGCTGATTCTTCTCCTCAGGTTAGAGATCAAAAAGTGGCATTGATTGCCTCTTTTGTGGTTGAATTATCAGCGAAAAGACTTTATCTTTTAAACAATGAGGTTTGATCTTGTGCAGCTTGTAGCTTGTAAAGCTGAAGCCTTTTTGCGGCTTCATCAGATAAAGGATTCAGATTTGTGTATATCCAGCATTCCGAGATTGGATCATCACCATACTCAACCACCTGAGAAACTATTTGGTATAGTATGTGATGCTTATGTGCTCTGTGTTCAAGCTCAAGTTGATATGGCGTTAGGAAGGTGAGCTTCGAAATGCTTAAACTTCGAATGgtgtttttgattctttattaGTAGTCTTGTTTGGTTCTTGGGTGAGTGAGTAGAGATGTTAGGTTTGTTGCAGATTTGAGAATGCGATTGTAAAGGTGGAGAGAGCCATGACGATTGATCATAGCAATAGTCCCGAGGTAGTATCGGTCTTAAACAATGTGAAGAATGTGGCGAAAGCTCGTACCCGAGGAAACGAGCTTTTTAGTTCGGGGAGATACTCGGAAGCGAGTGTGGCTTATGGGGACGGACTCAAGTTGGATGCTTTCAATTCGGTTTTGTATTGTAATAGAGCGGCATGTTGGTTTAAACTCGGTATGTGGGAGAAATCTGTTGATGATTGTAATCAAGCGCTAAGAATTCAGCCTAGTTACACCAAAGCTCTTCTCCGAAGAGCTGCTTCGTATGGAAAGGTTAGATTGAAGACACTGAATGGTTTTGAACCGAGTTTCTAATTAAGTATTTGGATTAACAAATGTTAAATGCAGCTTGGCCGATGGGAGGATGCGGTCAGAGATTATGAAGTATTGAGAAAGGAACTTCCAGGAGACAGTGAGGTTGCTGAGTCTTTACAGAGAGCAAGGAACGCTCTATCGAACAAATCCGAAGAACCTAAATATTTGGGATTCAATAACGAAGTTGAAGAAGTTTCGACCTTAGATAAGTTCAAGACCGCAACATCACTGCCCGGTATAAACTAGCTAACTCACTTTGCAAGTGTTAGTTTCAAGATTCCTCTCTTtgctaaacaaaaaaaaatggaaatatttTTCAGGAATCTCTGTGTTTCAtttcaaatcatcatcaaaccgGCAAAGCGAAGCAATATCTCCATTCGTCAACACTTTATGCTTACGGTATCCATTAGTACATTTTTTCAAGGCAAGTCACttgttcttatgctcaatCGCGCAAAATGGTTATCGTTTTTGGTCTAACGCTTTAACGGGGTTTGTTTGTCTATAGGTGGACGTAGAGGAGAGCTTGGCATTGGCGAAAGCAGAGAGCATCAAGAAAATTCCAACGTTTAAGATTTATAAGAAGGGAGAGAAAGTGAAGGAAATGGTATGTCCTAGTCATCAGTTACTAGAGGACTCTGTTACGCATTTCCTCTTATAAcatatctctcttctcattctttcAAATCTTTAGTCTTCACGAACGTAAATTGATTCAAAGAGCCATTTTGTTAATTgaaattttcattcttttgttttgctttacTGTATTATCATATTGAAACCTGCTCCGATTGTATTAATCCGAGGAAAATGCATGTTTCTCAATTATCGTTCATGCAAAAAGGCCCCAATTTAATGgttcatttggttttcttatttttgtttgttttagaaaCTCTTACTTATTACAAATGGGTCCTGGTGGGCTGGGTTACTTGTAATAACACTGCTTTCAATAAAATATCCATTGACAAATAAACTATAGTTTCATAGAAGGAATTTGAGGCGCCAATACAGAACACAAACTATGACAAAGTCTCAATGAGAGCAAAAATGATTTGCCTCACATTTTGGGCAAAGGTTATGAATCTCAAGTTCTTAACATTTCATATTAAAGTCTCTTAAACTTAACATGTTATGGAGTTGAGAACTTGAGATTTGTAATAGATAAATAATGAATTACTAGGATATAGCGGTATATCcctgaagattttttttttattttccacctcattaaatcataaattagAACACAAACTAAGAAATACCAAACAATACTAACCAATATAATTTTGCTGAAAACTGTTTCTTGTACTGTTTCATTGTGTAGATATACCAATATAACgtcaccaatttttttttcaatcctGGGTTGGAATCGGAATCTTCTAAAAGGgttaaaatttacaaaacaaagagaaactCATGTTTCTTTGTTACCATATCTTCTATTGGTTGGTGGAAGAACGCTGACTttctctcatcttcatcaaaatgGCTACAATCACAAACTCATGATGCTGCAAACAAAACCAACGACTTAGCCCAACAAGTCTACACATTTTGTACATAGGCAAAGTTTTGATCGACTAGGgagttttaaatataaataaaggAGTCGTACCTCTAGAAGTAACTAGGGAAATCCATCATCCCATAATCAAGAGCTGcataaacagaaaaagttCACTTATTATTCATACATAGACCTGCTGCTGATAATTTGTTCTAGTGGTCAAACATGTAATGCAAAGAGGAATTCATCAAATTAGCAGGTGACTAACAAGTAAAGAAATATGGACCAAGCGAAAACGAAAGAAACAAATGTCTGTCGTGTAATGCCATAGCCAAGTTGCAGGAAAGATTTGAtgcatccaaaaaaaaatcaaattttgtctCCTGAGACTATATGTCAGAAACTAATGGTTGATGCATCCGAAAAATCCTTCCACATATCATGCATTCTCTTTTCAAACATCCATACCCATTATTTCCTAACTTTCGAAGCAGTTAGCATGTAAACTCACAATCTTCTCAATCAACTAACCAACAAAAAGGCTACTCTACACTCAAAACTTACTGGGCATCACACTCAAAACACTTCACAAAGCACTCATGCTTAACAACAAACAGAAGCAGATTCAAGTTTCTAGCTCATGAACTGCTTCCCAACTAATGCTCACATCAGTCATTGTAGAAAAACTTTCCACACTCAGACTATAATTACAAGAAACACAAGTAACAAAGCAACAACATCTAGGAGAAAAATGTAACCAGGACCTCCTCCTTACCATGAATACCAATACTTGCTActaattagtttatttttgttcagaTTCATCATCTCTGTGCGATATCAATTTGTTCTTGTACTTTGATTGGGTTTATTATAGCCGTCGTTGGCACAGAGACTATCACAagtaaaaaggtaaaatttgtttctacTCTTATGCTATAGTCACTGTTACACAGCTAAACAATGGAGAAAGACATAGAATTCTGAACAGATTACGAAATACGGCGAGAGAAAGGATTCAGGTCTCACCGGCGGAGGCGGAGGAAGTCGGTCCTTTGGAGCCAGAGGTACGCCGGAGCTTATGAAGACGTACCTGCATCTCCGTGAACAGTTGCATCCTATGGCATTCCAATTCCTTAGCGAATCTCATTCTCTGCTTCTCCAATTCAACCAtttccttcctcttcttctcctcgaCTCTCTCGTATATCTGTCCAAGCCTCTCAATTGCGTCGGCAACTTCCTTGTAGCCTTGCTTCTTCTCAATTTTCCTCTCCCGCTTCTTGTTACTCCCGCTACGACCGCTCGATCTAGACCTTGAACCTTCCGAGTCATCTTCAGACGCCGGACACGCCGCCGCCGCTGCGGCTGCCGCGAATGCGTTGAGATTCCCGCGAAATCCGAGTAAATCGTCACCGGCGTGAGGTATAATCGCCGGCGATGTCGCCGGACGTCTGGGGATCGCCGATCGTGGAGCGACCGGAACTGGATTAATGGACATCGGAAGTGATAGCCTCTGGTGCGGGATGTTATCAGTTGAATCAGGATTACTAGACGTCGGAAAGCTTTCCCGGAGAAGGTCATCGAGAGCGGAGAAGAAAGGCCAAGGGCTGATGTAGGCACCGGGATTGGATTCCGAAACCCTAGCCTTCTCGACTTtgtacttcttcttcagagtATCGATCCGGTTTTTACACTGAACGTCGGTGCGATACGGCTGCGATTTGGCGGCGGAAACGTTTCGACCGGTGTTGTAGTGACGGTCGTTAACGGCGTTAGCCACCTCTTGCCAGTGTTTCTGACGGAGATTACCTCGGCTGAGGTCGACGTAGCGATTACCCCAGGCTTGGATGAGCGTGAAGGTCGCTTCCTCGCTCCAGCAATCTTCACGAGAAAGCGTCGCCGGCGAAGGTCGGGAAGATCCCGGCGAAAAGGAATCGTTGACGGTGTCCATTATAAGGTGAACGACGGCGAGTTagatcgaagaagatgaacgGTGAGGATGAGATAAACGGAGGTGAACGGTGACAGTGACGGTAACGGAATTGAAGAGAAAcgaagttctttttttttaaaaagacaaaccAGCGTTTTTGCTTTGTGTGCATGTACTAAACCGTGAGCCAGACTAAACGAGCCAGCTCTAGCTAATTTATATACATcgttaatttggtttttattttttaacagcTAAAacgttttaatttttattttattttgttaatgttgACTACCGAACAAGATAatatttctctatatttttttttcttacaaaagctttaaatattcattttaatatgCAATTTGATAAGTCTAAAGTTAATTAGTAATATTATGTGTGGTAGttctaattaaatttcattatgAATCGttggtaatatattttttttttgggtgaatCGTTGGTAATATAATATGTAAGTTTTGGttgatattttcctttttttttgttgtctaacTTAATTAGAATATGATAACGGTTCCAAATGAATTGGTATCACATCCTAAATAGTATGTAATTGACAAATTTATAGCATGGTGAAATTTCTGAAACTGTAGATTgtagagaaaaatcaaagctaaTTAAAAAATCGGATATGGCTCGTTAGatgtttggtttagtttccGTAAAATGTAATGATAGTACTGCCAAGTAGAATATGATCAAACGATCTATTTTTGTAAGTTAATGACACATTGCTATATTAGAATAAGTTATTCTaagttttgtgtgtttaggTGATAAGCTAAATGGGTAACGCGAACTACTAGTATCGTTGTTATATCACCGAATTTAAACTCGGTACTAGAATGTATGTTGTTGTCAAATAGGTAATGACAAATTACGGCTACGAACATAAaatcgttttttctttaaataactAGAAGTTCTGCAAAAACTGTAGTTtgctcttttttctttgtcaatcaAAGCTCCTTTTCATTTCTTAAGGCACGAAATATAAACGAAAAGTACATGTATTTGTCCGTAATTTTCTTATAGCAAATGCAAAGCAGGGAACAAACCTTATGGTACGAAAAAGAGTAGCAAGCTTGATCATTTAAACTGAAAGAATGAGCAACTCTTCTCAccttttgtaaaatttataagacttacttttttgtttcagaggttttgaaatttaCGAATTTGCAAATGATTAAACGGAAAAGAGTTCCACAAAGCTTTTTGTGGATGTGAAAGCGCCAAAGTTCTTTTGTACAAACTCAAAGGAGAAAGCcaacaatattcaaaaaaaagaaacgaagaaaacaaaaacctctCTCGCTGCAAAGTTTTATATTCACAGAAGGAAAATATGATTGAGAGAAAGTTAGCAAAGCGAATACTCACAATCCAGCAAACGAGAGAGTATCTCATTGCAACTCGGTCTTTGTTCCGGTTCTGTCCAACAATCTGCGAACAAGAGACAACACATCAGAAAAGGATACTCCATAAACCCCAAACAAAGCTTCAGGAAAAACGAAATAACAACACTTTGACAAGTCACAAGACCTGCAATAAGCTTTCCCAGTGGTCCTTCAGGAATCTCAAGCCGAGCTCCCTCGTAAGCAATAGCATAAACAACCTGAGAAGAAATATGAGGAAACttgttatatatacacatatgtCACTAaagagtcttcttcttgttcagtTAAGTTACCCGTTCAGGCGGTACTCCTTCCCAAGGTCTGGTTAAAGTGCATAGCTCCCACATTATTACACCTAAACTGAAGATATCACACTTTTCTGAGAAGGGCTCATTGCGGATAAGTTCAGGAGCCATCCACTCTGGAGTTCCTGCAGAGACTGTGTCTCTCATTGTTGTCCCTGTCATTATTCTCGACAGCCCAAAATCACAGATCTTGACTGTCCATTTGTTGCTCAAAAGACAGTTTGCACTCTTTATATCACGGTGTACTATCCCCATCCGGTGTATACACATCAATCCCCTAGCAACATTTTACAAGTTTAAACGCTGTTTGTTAATTAAAGATGATTACGAAACTTTCTCATCGAGACACAATTCCAGGTCCTATTTGGAAGTGTTATTGCCTTCTcctcaaaccaaaattttccaTATTAATACTACATACTATGTTGGAAAGAAGGATACACGGTTTTGTATGGAAGATGAAATTACCTGCAAATGTCCCGCAGCATCTTTAGCTTCCTCCGCCAGCTTAACCTCTTTTTTTGTCCACTCAAGTGGAGCAAGTAATACAAAGATCCCATTTCCATGTACTCAGTGATCAGTGATAATCGTGGAGGCTTTGTGCATGCTCCAAGGAACAGTATAACTACAAGAAGTCGAAGATGCATGCATTGATGAAAACATATACTAAAATCTCACAGTGAAAATTCATAGAGATAGATGAGTAGTTTAGTACCATTGGGATGTCTAAGTCGGCTAGTGGTTATTTGGACGCAGAAGGAGAAGGCAGGAAAGAAAGTCAGAAGACAAGTAAAGACGTTATTGCcaattttgaataaaacagagaaagccTATAGACATACCTAAGAATTGATATCTCATTGCAGAAATCCTCCATGTTCTCAGCTGTAAGGTCTTGCTCAAGGAACACTTTGATAGCAACGTCTGTCCCGTTCCAGATCCCACGGAATACTTCTCCGAAAAATCCTGGAAGG from Arabidopsis thaliana chromosome 3, partial sequence includes these protein-coding regions:
- the TTL4 gene encoding tetratricopetide-repeat thioredoxin-like 4 (tetratricopetide-repeat thioredoxin-like 4 (TTL4); FUNCTIONS IN: binding; INVOLVED IN: cell redox homeostasis; LOCATED IN: cellular_component unknown; EXPRESSED IN: 22 plant structures; EXPRESSED DURING: 13 growth stages; CONTAINS InterPro DOMAIN/s: Molecular chaperone, heat shock protein, Hsp40, DnaJ (InterPro:IPR015609), Tetratricopeptide TPR-1 (InterPro:IPR001440), Thioredoxin fold (InterPro:IPR012335), Tetratricopeptide-like helical (InterPro:IPR011990), Thioredoxin domain (InterPro:IPR013766), Tetratricopeptide TPR2 (InterPro:IPR013105), Tetratricopeptide repeat-containing (InterPro:IPR013026), Thioredoxin-like fold (InterPro:IPR012336), Tetratricopeptide repeat (InterPro:IPR019734); BEST Arabidopsis thaliana protein match is: tetratricopetide-repeat thioredoxin-like 3 (TAIR:AT2G42580.1); Has 21785 Blast hits to 12872 proteins in 1130 species: Archae - 748; Bacteria - 6255; Metazoa - 5785; Fungi - 2015; Plants - 2355; Viruses - 3; Other Eukaryotes - 4624 (source: NCBI BLink).), which codes for MSHYRRHSLEPSITSKFRDSLSFQRDDDVINKPDFRELDFGSPLRPRGSSSAAATPAASGSSSSSSGSASGKPAVTSQFARRSHSGELSGLSQTSPVKPGSVNRNLKPGHRRSASAGTPLIYSGLGFSPVNNNNNSSRGGGSGATSPNPGVLPTGNICPSGRILKTGMATRASVRPETLCTGTANYGHGNIIRTGGKVSHATKAAAEMSDSEEVKKAGNVMYRKGNYAEALALYDRAISLSPENPAYRSNRAAALAASGRLEEAVKECLEAVRCDPSYARAHQRLASLYLRLGEAENARRHLCVSGQCPDQADLQRLQTLEKHLRLCTEARKIGDWRTVISEIDAAIANGADSSPQLVACKAEAFLRLHQIKDSDLCISSIPRLDHHHTQPPEKLFGIVCDAYVLCVQAQVDMALGRFENAIVKVERAMTIDHSNSPEVVSVLNNVKNVAKARTRGNELFSSGRYSEASVAYGDGLKLDAFNSVLYCNRAACWFKLGMWEKSVDDCNQALRIQPSYTKALLRRAASYGKLGRWEDAVRDYEVLRKELPGDSEVAESLQRARNALSNKSEEPKYLGFNNEVEEVSTLDKFKTATSLPGISVFHFKSSSNRQSEAISPFVNTLCLRYPLVHFFKVDVEESLALAKAESIKKIPTFKIYKKGEKVKEMVCPSHQLLEDSVTHFLL
- the TTL4 gene encoding tetratricopetide-repeat thioredoxin-like 4 produces the protein MSHYRRHSLEPSITSKFRDSLSFQRDDDVINKPDFRELDFGSPLRPRGSSSAAATPAASGSSSSSSGSASGKPAVTSQFARRSHSGELSGLSQTSPVKPGSVNRNLKPGHRRSASAGTPLIYSGLGFSPVNNNNNSSRGGGSGATSPNPGVLPTGNICPSGRILKTGMATRASVRPETLCTGTANYGHGNIIRTGGKVSHATKAAAEMSDSEEVKKAGNVMYRKGNYAEALALYDRAISLSPENPAYRSNRAAALAASGRLEEAVKECLEAVRCDPSYARAHQRLASLYLRLGEAENARRHLCVSGQCPDQADLQRLQTLEKHLRLCTEARKIGDWRTVISEIDAAIANGADSSPQLVACKAEAFLRLHQIKDSDLCISSIPRLDHHHTQPPEKLFGIVCDAYVLCVQAQVDMALGRFENAIVKVERAMTIDHSNSPEVVSVLNNVKNVAKARTRGNELFSSGRYSEASVAYGDGLKLDAFNSVLYCNRAACWFKLGMWEKSVDDCNQALRIQPSYTKALLRRAASYGKLGRWEDAVRDYEVLRKELPGDSEVAESLQRARNALSNKSEEPKYLGFNNEVEEVSTLDKFKTATSLPGISVFHFKSSSNRQSEAISPFVNTLCLRYPLVHFFKASHLFLCSIAQNGYRFWSNALTGFVCL
- a CDS encoding sequence-specific DNA binding transcription factor (sequence-specific DNA binding transcription factors; BEST Arabidopsis thaliana protein match is: sequence-specific DNA binding transcription factors (TAIR:AT3G11100.1); Has 367 Blast hits to 356 proteins in 28 species: Archae - 0; Bacteria - 0; Metazoa - 18; Fungi - 4; Plants - 342; Viruses - 0; Other Eukaryotes - 3 (source: NCBI BLink).) encodes the protein MDTVNDSFSPGSSRPSPATLSREDCWSEEATFTLIQAWGNRYVDLSRGNLRQKHWQEVANAVNDRHYNTGRNVSAAKSQPYRTDVQCKNRIDTLKKKYKVEKARVSESNPGAYISPWPFFSALDDLLRESFPTSSNPDSTDNIPHQRLSLPMSINPVPVAPRSAIPRRPATSPAIIPHAGDDLLGFRGNLNAFAAAAAAAACPASEDDSEGSRSRSSGRSGSNKKRERKIEKKQGYKEVADAIERLGQIYERVEEKKRKEMVELEKQRMRFAKELECHRMQLFTEMQVRLHKLRRTSGSKGPTSSASAALDYGMMDFPSYF
- a CDS encoding sequence-specific DNA binding transcription factor, with translation MDTVNDSFSPGSSRPSPATLSREDCWSEEATFTLIQAWGNRYVDLSRGNLRQKHWQEVANAVNDRHYNTGRNVSAAKSQPYRTDVQCKNRIDTLKKKYKVEKARVSESNPGAYISPWPFFSALDDLLRESFPTSSNPDSTDNIPHQRLSLPMSINPVPVAPRSAIPRRPATSPAIIPHAGDDLLGFRGNLNAFAAAAAAAACPASEDDSEGSRSRSSGRSGSNKKRERKIEKKQGYKEVADAIERLGQIYERVEEKKRKEMVELEKQRMRFAKELECHRMQLFTEMQVRLHKLRRTSGSKGPTSSASAGET